Proteins found in one Anthonomus grandis grandis unplaced genomic scaffold, icAntGran1.3 ctg00000542.1, whole genome shotgun sequence genomic segment:
- the LOC126749718 gene encoding NAD(P)H-hydrate epimerase-like, translating into MKVLKIFESAANLFQRFNYPSTGNLHSLLHTSRNKMVKFLGQKEAINIDVELFNEYKYSVDQLMELAGLSCASAVAKCFPKDRLNNKLVLVCCGPGNNGGDGLVCARHLKLFDYNPVVFYPKQTDKELFHNLTHQCVSNSIPVLQVLPEPSEIEAKYGLIIDALFGFSFRPPVRPDFVPVINILKNTSLPIASVDIPSGWDVEKGEPEEGGIKPELLISLTAPKKCAENFKGKYHYLGGRFVPQPLEEKYKLNLPVYPGIDCCVSLK; encoded by the exons atgaaagtattaaaaatattcgagAGTGCCGCAAACCTATTCCAAcgttttaat TATCCAAGTACCGGAAACTTACACTCCTTGCTTCACACTTCTAGAAACAAAATGGTCAAATTCTTAGGTCAAAAAGAAGCGATTAATATAGATGTTGAGCTCTTTAATGAGTATAAATATTCAGTGGATCAACTTATGGAACTAGCTGGACTTAGTTGTGCTTCAGCTGTGGCCAAATGTTTTCCTAAAGatagattaaataataaattggttCTGGTTTGTTGTGGACCTG GAAATAATGGAGGAGACGGACTCGTTTGCGCAAGACatcttaaattatttgattacaATCCTGTAGTTTTCTACCCTAAGCAAACAGATAAAGAGCTCTTTCATAATCTAACGCATCAGTGTGTTTCTAATAGCATTCCGGTGTTACAG gtACTACCAGAACCTTCAGAAATCGAAGCTAAGTATGGTTTAATAATAGATGCGTTGTTTGGATTTAGCTTTAGGCCTCCTGTTAGACCTGATTTTGTGcccgttataaatattttaaagaatactAGTCTTCCGATTGCTAG tGTGGATATTCCTAGTGGTTGGGATGTAGAAAAAGGTGAACCGGAGGAAGGAGGGATTAAGCCGGAACTTCTAATTTCGTTAACAGCTCCGAAAAAATGCGCGGaaaactttaaaggaaaataccATTATTTGGGGGGCAGATTCGTTCCTCAGCCATTGGAGGAGAAATACAAGCTAAATCTGCCAGTATATCCCGGTATTGACTGTTGTGTTtcattaaaatga
- the LOC126749717 gene encoding uncharacterized protein LOC126749717, with the protein MELSKVSFGFSKITKKTNIISSTLKQEEKKVELVECLEGQNIKVKDAIEEVKGPLVIPLKDNEKSLLDRIKASKKKSTKNEAKQEGPEDTRPDSELTPDELAARLLIKGKNNSFPFFSVFI; encoded by the exons ATGGAGCTAAGCAAGGTCTCATTTGGTTTCTCCAAGATTACAAAAAAGACCAACATTATATCCAGCACTTTGAAGCAAGAAGAAAAAAAGGTTGAATTAGTTGAATGCTTAGAAGGACAAAATATCAAAGTCAAAGA TGCCATTGAAGAAGTAAAGGGACCCCTGGTTATCCCCTTAAAAGATAATGAAAAAAGTCTTCTGGATAGAATAAAAGCGTCAAAAAAGAAGTCAACAAAAAATGAAGCTAAGCAAGAAGGACCTGAAGATACTCGCCCTGATTCTGAGCTAACACCAGATGAGCTTGCTGCTAGACTGTtgataaaaggtaaaaataatagttttccttttttttcagttttcataA